One Brachybacterium kimchii genomic window carries:
- the dnaE gene encoding DNA polymerase III subunit alpha → MADDFVHLHVHTDYSLLDGAAKVDKLIDEVVRQDQKAIAITDHGYVFGAYEFYKTATAAGVKPIIGVEAYVTPGTSRHDRTRVQWGTKAQQEAGDDVSARGAYTHLTLLSRSTEGMHNLFRLASEASLDGQMGKWPRMDREILQKYSGGLIASTGCPSGEVQTRLRLGQWDEAVKAAGEFQDMFGKENYFVELMDHGLDLEKRVTKELIELSKHIGAPLLATNDLHYVTEEDAKIQDALLCINSGSTFDTPGRFKFGGSGYYLKSAREMRELFRELPEACDNTLKIAEMCEVSFTTTAEGANFMPVFPCPPGEDEHSWFIKEVQRGLEYRFPQGIPDDVKKQAEYETGIITQMGFPGYFLVVSDFIKWAKENGIRVGPGRGSGAGSMVAYAMRITDLNPLEHGLLFERFLNPDRVSMPDFDVDFDDRRRGEVIEYVTRKYGDDKVSQLVTFGVMKTKNSLKDASRVLGYPYAMGDMLSKALPPSVMGKDIPLSGIHDPEHKRYAEAGEFRRVVDENPDAQRVLEIAKGVEGLARGWGVHACGIIMSSHTLTDIIPIMRRPSDGQVITQFEYPECEALGLLKMDFLGLRNLTIVSDALDNIGKNGKTAPDLETLEFDDPAPYTLLQRGDTAGVFQFDSAGYRELCRQMKPDKFGDISALGALYRPGPMGMNSHTNYALRKNGLQDITPIHPELEEPLQEVLSETYGLIVYQEQVMQIAQKVAGYSLGEADILRRAMGKKKKAELDKQYVSFEAGMKERGYSAAAIKALWDTLLPFADYAFNKSHSAAYGVVSYWTAYLKAHFPTEYMAALLTSTQENRDRLGFYLGDCRHHGITVLPPDVNESDMYFSAVGDDIRFGLSAIRNVGANVVEAILQAREEKGAFTSFTDFLDKVPLTVCNKRTIESLIKGGAFDSLGANRRSLVLIHEDAVDSVVGVKRKEAQGQYDLFGSDLFGGGEEGDAASGSSATITIPEVPEWDRKEKLAFERNMLGLYVSDHPLHGLEHIIAQNSTTTISSLADDGAIEDGTMVTIAGLITGLQRKTTKKGDMWAIATVEDLEGAIDCLLFPTTYQTVATELAEDLVVSMKGRVDTSKGMPEMRVMEMTIPDTSSSMGTDGPVIITVPAARFTQRIAEDLRGVLEDNRGMSEVRLKLQEPGRSTLMELDRRLAVSPSAALYASLKALLGPGCLH, encoded by the coding sequence ATGGCCGACGACTTCGTTCACCTCCACGTCCATACCGACTACTCGTTGCTGGACGGGGCCGCGAAGGTCGACAAACTCATCGACGAGGTGGTCCGCCAGGACCAGAAGGCCATCGCCATCACCGACCACGGATATGTGTTCGGCGCCTACGAGTTCTACAAGACCGCGACGGCCGCCGGCGTGAAGCCGATCATCGGCGTCGAGGCCTACGTGACCCCGGGGACCAGCCGCCACGACCGCACCCGCGTGCAGTGGGGCACGAAGGCCCAGCAGGAGGCCGGGGACGACGTCTCCGCCCGCGGCGCCTACACGCACCTCACCCTGCTCTCGCGCTCGACCGAGGGCATGCACAACCTGTTCCGCCTGGCCTCGGAGGCCTCGCTCGACGGGCAGATGGGCAAGTGGCCTCGCATGGACCGCGAGATCCTGCAGAAGTACTCGGGGGGCCTGATCGCCTCCACCGGCTGCCCCTCGGGCGAGGTGCAGACCCGCCTCCGGCTGGGCCAGTGGGACGAGGCGGTGAAGGCCGCCGGCGAGTTCCAGGACATGTTCGGCAAGGAGAACTACTTCGTCGAGCTCATGGACCACGGCCTCGATCTCGAGAAGCGCGTGACCAAGGAGCTCATCGAGCTCTCGAAGCACATCGGCGCGCCGCTGCTGGCGACCAACGACCTCCACTACGTCACGGAGGAGGACGCGAAGATCCAGGACGCCCTGCTGTGCATCAACTCGGGCTCCACCTTCGACACCCCCGGGCGCTTCAAGTTCGGCGGTTCCGGCTACTACCTGAAGTCCGCCCGCGAGATGCGCGAGCTGTTCCGCGAGCTGCCCGAGGCCTGCGACAACACCCTGAAGATCGCCGAGATGTGCGAGGTCTCCTTCACCACGACCGCCGAGGGCGCGAACTTCATGCCCGTCTTCCCCTGCCCGCCCGGCGAGGACGAGCACTCGTGGTTCATCAAGGAGGTCCAGCGGGGGCTCGAGTACCGCTTCCCGCAGGGGATCCCGGACGACGTGAAGAAGCAGGCCGAGTACGAGACCGGGATCATCACCCAGATGGGCTTCCCGGGCTACTTCCTCGTCGTCTCCGACTTCATCAAGTGGGCCAAGGAGAACGGGATCCGCGTGGGACCGGGACGAGGCTCGGGCGCCGGCTCGATGGTCGCCTACGCCATGCGCATCACCGACCTGAACCCCCTCGAGCACGGCCTGCTGTTCGAGCGCTTCCTGAACCCCGACCGCGTCTCCATGCCCGACTTCGACGTCGACTTCGATGATCGCCGCCGCGGCGAGGTCATCGAGTACGTGACCCGCAAGTACGGCGACGACAAGGTCTCCCAGCTGGTGACCTTCGGCGTCATGAAGACCAAGAACTCCCTCAAGGACGCCTCGCGCGTGCTGGGCTACCCGTACGCGATGGGCGACATGCTCTCCAAGGCGCTGCCGCCGTCGGTCATGGGCAAGGACATCCCGCTCTCGGGCATCCACGACCCCGAGCACAAGCGCTACGCCGAGGCCGGCGAGTTCCGCCGCGTGGTCGACGAGAACCCCGACGCGCAGCGCGTCCTGGAGATCGCGAAGGGCGTCGAGGGCCTGGCCCGCGGCTGGGGCGTGCACGCCTGCGGGATCATCATGTCCAGCCACACCCTGACGGACATCATCCCGATCATGCGTCGCCCCTCGGACGGCCAGGTCATCACCCAGTTCGAGTACCCCGAGTGCGAGGCGCTCGGGCTGCTGAAGATGGACTTCCTGGGACTGCGCAACCTCACGATCGTCTCCGACGCCCTCGACAACATCGGGAAGAACGGGAAGACCGCCCCGGACCTGGAGACCCTCGAGTTCGACGACCCCGCGCCCTACACCCTGCTCCAGCGCGGCGACACCGCGGGCGTGTTCCAGTTCGACTCCGCCGGCTACCGCGAGCTCTGCCGGCAGATGAAGCCCGACAAGTTCGGCGACATCTCGGCGCTCGGCGCGCTCTACCGCCCCGGCCCGATGGGCATGAACTCCCACACGAACTACGCCCTGCGCAAGAACGGGCTGCAGGACATCACCCCCATCCACCCCGAGCTCGAGGAGCCCCTGCAGGAGGTCCTCTCCGAGACCTACGGCCTGATCGTCTATCAGGAGCAGGTCATGCAGATCGCGCAGAAGGTCGCCGGGTACTCGCTCGGCGAGGCCGACATCCTGCGCCGCGCGATGGGCAAGAAGAAGAAGGCGGAGCTGGACAAGCAGTACGTCTCCTTCGAGGCCGGCATGAAGGAGCGCGGCTACTCCGCCGCCGCCATCAAGGCGCTCTGGGACACGCTGCTGCCCTTCGCCGACTACGCGTTCAACAAGTCGCACTCCGCCGCCTACGGCGTGGTCTCCTACTGGACGGCCTACCTCAAGGCGCACTTCCCGACCGAGTACATGGCGGCTCTGCTCACCTCCACCCAGGAGAACCGCGACCGCCTCGGCTTCTACCTCGGCGACTGCCGCCACCACGGCATCACCGTGCTGCCTCCGGACGTCAACGAGTCCGACATGTACTTCTCGGCCGTCGGGGACGACATCCGCTTCGGACTCTCCGCGATCCGCAACGTGGGTGCGAACGTCGTCGAGGCGATCCTGCAGGCCCGCGAGGAGAAGGGCGCCTTCACGTCCTTCACCGACTTCCTGGACAAGGTCCCGCTCACCGTGTGCAACAAGCGCACCATCGAGTCCCTCATCAAGGGCGGCGCCTTCGACTCCCTCGGAGCCAACCGCCGCTCGCTCGTCCTCATCCACGAGGACGCCGTGGACTCCGTGGTCGGCGTCAAGCGCAAGGAGGCCCAGGGCCAGTACGACCTGTTCGGCTCCGACCTCTTCGGCGGAGGCGAGGAGGGAGACGCGGCCTCCGGCTCCTCGGCGACGATCACGATCCCCGAGGTTCCCGAATGGGACCGCAAGGAGAAGCTCGCCTTCGAGCGCAACATGCTGGGCCTGTACGTCTCGGACCACCCGCTGCACGGGCTCGAGCACATCATCGCCCAGAACTCGACGACCACGATCAGCTCCCTGGCGGATGACGGCGCGATCGAGGACGGCACGATGGTCACGATCGCCGGCCTCATCACGGGCCTGCAGCGCAAGACCACCAAGAAGGGCGACATGTGGGCGATCGCCACCGTCGAGGACCTCGAGGGTGCGATCGACTGCCTGCTGTTCCCGACCACCTACCAGACCGTCGCGACCGAGCTCGCCGAGGACCTCGTGGTCTCCATGAAGGGTCGCGTCGACACCTCCAAGGGCATGCCCGAGATGCGCGTCATGGAGATGACGATCCCCGACACCTCCAGCTCGATGGGCACCGACGGCCCCGTGATCATCACCGTGCCCGCCGCCCGCTTCACCCAGCGGATCGCCGAGGACCTGCGCGGCGTGCTCGAGGACAACCGCGGCATGAGCGAGGTGCGGCTGAAGCTCCAGGAGCCCGGACGCTCCACGCTGATGGAGCTCGACCGCAGGCTCGCGGTCTCGCCGTCGGCCGCGCTCTACGCCTCGCTCAAGGCTCTGCTGGGCCCCGGCTGCCTGCACTGA
- a CDS encoding RluA family pseudouridine synthase has product MSEERTVPVPDGLAGERVDVGIARLFGLSRTRAADLVMAGEVAVDGAMPARSTRLEPGAMLTVRIPQEAPPLEVRPSIVEGMGLVHQDDDIVVIDKPVGVAAHPSAGWSGPTVLGHLAGAGVSIVTSGDPERRGIVSRLDVGTSGLMVVARTERAYTVLKDAFRAREVSKTYHALCQGRPMPPQGTIDSPIGRSPNHHYKFAVLRDGKPSVTHYDVMEELPGAALCEVHLETGRTHQIRVHFSAMRHPLAGDPLYGSDPTLAARIGLERQWLHAMELSFVHPVTREQVTFTSHYPADLQHALDALREGA; this is encoded by the coding sequence ATGAGCGAGGAGCGCACCGTCCCCGTGCCCGACGGCCTCGCAGGGGAGCGCGTGGACGTCGGCATCGCCCGGCTGTTCGGGCTCTCGCGCACGCGCGCCGCGGACCTCGTGATGGCCGGCGAGGTCGCGGTGGACGGCGCGATGCCCGCGCGCTCGACCCGACTTGAGCCCGGCGCGATGCTCACAGTGCGCATCCCGCAGGAGGCGCCGCCCCTCGAGGTGCGCCCGAGCATCGTCGAGGGCATGGGCCTCGTGCACCAGGACGACGACATCGTGGTGATCGACAAGCCCGTGGGCGTGGCCGCCCACCCCAGTGCGGGCTGGAGCGGGCCGACGGTCCTCGGGCACCTCGCCGGCGCGGGTGTCAGCATCGTGACCTCGGGAGATCCGGAGCGCCGCGGCATCGTCTCCCGCCTGGACGTGGGCACGAGCGGCCTCATGGTCGTCGCCCGCACCGAGCGCGCGTACACCGTGCTCAAGGACGCCTTCCGCGCCCGCGAGGTCTCCAAGACCTACCACGCGCTCTGCCAGGGGCGGCCGATGCCGCCGCAGGGCACGATCGACTCGCCCATCGGGCGCTCGCCGAACCACCACTACAAGTTCGCCGTGCTGCGCGACGGCAAGCCCTCGGTCACGCACTACGACGTGATGGAGGAGCTGCCCGGCGCGGCGCTCTGCGAGGTGCACCTCGAGACCGGGCGCACCCACCAGATCCGCGTGCACTTCTCCGCCATGCGCCACCCGCTGGCGGGGGACCCCCTGTACGGGTCGGACCCGACGCTCGCGGCGCGCATCGGCCTCGAGCGGCAGTGGCTGCATGCCATGGAGCTCTCCTTCGTGCACCCCGTGACCCGCGAGCAGGTCACCTTCACCTCGCACTATCCCGCTGATCTCCAGCACGCGCTCGACGCCCTGCGTGAGGGTGCCTGA